The Enterobacter asburiae sequence CACCGGAGCGCTGCGTGTTCTTCGAACAGCAGGATGCCGCGTTTAAGGCGGTGGATTACCTGATCAATCAGGGCCACCGGGAGATCGCCTGCATTACCGTCCCGATCCACACCCCCACGGGTAAAGCGCGGCTAATGGGCTACCGTAAGGCGCTGGAAAAGCACGGCATTCGTCTGGACGAGCGTCGAATAAAGTACGGTGATGCGGGAATGACGCGGGGCTATGAGCTGTGTAAGGAGCTGATTGCTGAAGGGGTGTCGTTCAGCGCGCTGTTTGCCTGTAACGATGATATGGCGCTGGGCGCGTCCAAAGCGCTGCATCAGGCAGGGCTTAAGATCCCGCAGGATATCTCCCTGTTCGGCTTTGACGATGCCCCAAGCGCGAAGTGGCTGGAGCCTGCGCTCTCATCGGTTTATCTTCCGATAGATAACATGATCGTCACGGCTATCGATCAGGCGATCCGGCTGGCGAAGAACCAGCCGGTCGATGCGATCCCGCCGTTTACCGGCACGCTGGTATTACGCGATTCGGTCACAACGGGGCCGTACTTTCATCAAACGAGTTCCAGCGCCAGCAGTTCCTGAATGGTCTGACGACGACGGATCAGCCGCGCCTTGCCGTTATCAAACAGCACTTCCGGCAGCAGCGGACGGCTGTTGTAGTTCGAGGACATAGACGCCCCGTACGCGCCGGTATCGTGCAGCACCAGGTAATCGCCAGGCGCTACCTCCGGCAGCGCACGGGTTTCCACTTTGCCGCCTTCCTGCTGGGTAAATACGTCACCGGATTCACACAGCGGGCCTGCGACCACCGTCTCGCGGCGCGGCGCGTGCGTTAAATCGCGGCCATCGGCGGCAAGGGCGGTAATGTGATGGTAGCTGCCGTACATGGACGGACGCATCAGGTCGTTAAAGCCCGCGTCAATCAGCACGAAGTGGCGGGAGCCCATCTCTTTGACGCTGCGCACCTGCGCCACCAGCACGCCGGCTTCGGCCACCAGGAAACGACCCGGTTCAATTTCCAGCTTCACGGCATGACCAAGATGCGCGGCGATTTGATCGCGCGCGGCGCTCCACAGGCCGTAATAGTGATCGGTGTCGATCGCCTCTTCCCCTTCGCGATAAGGAATGGAAAGACCGCCACCGGCAGAGATCGCCTCCAGATCCTGACCGAAGTCGACAACCTGGCGCACCATTGCCCCGCACACCTGCTCCAGGTGCCCGTAATCGACGCCAGAGCCAATA is a genomic window containing:
- the lysA gene encoding diaminopimelate decarboxylase encodes the protein MPRPLNQTDTDLNAENLLRLPAEFGCPVWVYDAQIVREKIAALHQFDVVRFAQKACSNIHILRLMREQGAKVDSVSLGEIERALAAGFDPKTDPDAIVFTADVIDDATLARVHELQVPVNAGSVDMLEQLGQVSPGHRVWLRVNPGFGHGHSQKTNTGGENSKHGIWYADMPAALEVLQRYNMKLVGIHMHIGSGVDYGHLEQVCGAMVRQVVDFGQDLEAISAGGGLSIPYREGEEAIDTDHYYGLWSAARDQIAAHLGHAVKLEIEPGRFLVAEAGVLVAQVRSVKEMGSRHFVLIDAGFNDLMRPSMYGSYHHITALAADGRDLTHAPRRETVVAGPLCESGDVFTQQEGGKVETRALPEVAPGDYLVLHDTGAYGASMSSNYNSRPLLPEVLFDNGKARLIRRRQTIQELLALELV
- a CDS encoding LacI family DNA-binding transcriptional regulator, with product MATMLDVSLRAGVSKATVSRVLNGTGQVKESTRQQVFAAMEELGYRPNFLARSLANQTSNSIGLVVSTFDGFYFGRLLQQASRQTETHGKQLIVTDGHDAPEQEEQAVQMLADRQCDAIVLYTRYMSEKAIIKLINTVQTPLVVINREVSQAPERCVFFEQQDAAFKAVDYLINQGHREIACITVPIHTPTGKARLMGYRKALEKHGIRLDERRIKYGDAGMTRGYELCKELIAEGVSFSALFACNDDMALGASKALHQAGLKIPQDISLFGFDDAPSAKWLEPALSSVYLPIDNMIVTAIDQAIRLAKNQPVDAIPPFTGTLVLRDSVTTGPYFHQTSSSASSS